One segment of Setaria viridis chromosome 4, Setaria_viridis_v4.0, whole genome shotgun sequence DNA contains the following:
- the LOC117852621 gene encoding THO complex subunit 4D isoform X2, producing the protein MATSLDVPLDDLIKSRNGRGRGRGRGQGGGRGRGDGQRLARGSWRGRGTGTFRGRGLGVPSRRPLGVNTRSSSFAIAKSFNKAKDFVWRHDLFEDSMVAAGLSGIESGTKLYISNLHYGVTREDIKELFSEMGHLKHCAVHYDNNRHPTGSAEVIFTRRSEALAALKRYNNVRLDGKAMKIEVIGADLGLSAAATPRISVVPGARGRGQREVVMMPGGNGFGRGTAGSSNSLPGWKRGGFAQRGGGQVRGGFTQRGGRQVRGRGRSSFGRGRGRGYVRKGNVEKSADQLDKELDNYHSGAMNVD; encoded by the exons ATGGCAACATCTTTGGACGTTCCACTCGATGATTTGATTAAGAGCAGAaatgggaggggaaggggaagaggcAGGGGACAAGGAGGGGGTCGAGGCAGAGGTGATGGtcaaagattggcccgtggatCATGGCGTGGGCGTGGTACTGGCACCTTCCGTGGAAGGGGACTTGGGGTGCCTTCACGAAGGCCACTTGGTGTTAATACTCGATCCTCATCGTTTGCTATTGCCAAG TCATTCAATAAAGCAAAGGATTTTGTGTGGAGGCATGATCTGTTTGAGGATAGCATGGTGGCAGCTGGGCTTTCTGGGATAGAATCTGGTACAAAGTTGTACATTTCAAACTTGCACTATGGGGTGACCAGGGAAGATATAAAG GAGCTTTTTTCAGAAATGGGTCATTTGAAGCACTGTGCTGTTCACTATGACAATAATAGACACCCAACT GGTTCTGCTGAGGTGATATTCACCAGGAGAAGCGAAGCTCTTGCGGCACTGAAACGATATAATAATGTGCGCCTTGATGGGAAGGCGATGAAGATTGAAGTGATAGGAGCAGATTTGGGTCTTTCTGCTGCTGCCACACCCCGGATTAGTGTTGTTCCTGGTGCAAGGGGAAGAGGACAGAGAGAAGTTGTAATGAT GCCTGGTGGGAATGGGTTTGGTCGAGGTACAGCTGGCTCATCTAATTCACTTCCCGG GTGGAAGCGTGGAGGTTTTGCTCAAAGAGGGGGAGGACAAGTGCGCGGGGGTTTTACTCAAAGAGGGGGAAGACAAGTTCGCGGGCGTGGGCGTAGTAGCTTTGGCAGGGGCCGTGGACGTGGCTATGTGCGCAAGGGAAATGTTGAGAAATCAGCCGACCAATTGGACAAGGAGCTTGACAACTACCATTCTGGTGCGATGAATGTTGACTAA
- the LOC117851884 gene encoding uncharacterized protein: protein MGYHIPWGRFFLFLHVLCLLLSNLHQTSHGCSVEERTALMEIRSFLVRANVTAPRSWGRGGDCCSWERVNCSGSGRTRRVSHLYLSKLYDGWSFWSFNTTVFSAFSELQFLDLSSNYPCSLMSDGLVGLNLTKLQYLNLSGNWLEESILAPLGELVSLQVLDLHFNGMRGALPVAVFQNLTNMRELNLSDNKFNGSLPKTLLELPHLKILDLSENSLVGGIPISSSSDEEPASLEVLNLSNNHMSGALPTEQAFRYLRNIRELHLSSNQFSGNLSAFLFSLPHIERLDLSGNLFEGPIPISPSSNLSLSLKSLRFSENNLSGKLSLFWLRNLTKLEEIDLSGNTKLAVHVNIPGWVPPFQLKQLAISGCDVDRDMIEEPHFLRTQLHLEELDLSNNNLSGSMPNWLFTKEATLVNLNLGNNSLTGSLLPTGHPQTALQAMTISNNRITGQLPVGFGSMFPSLSTLDFYNNNFYGQIPMSLCHINRMRLLDLSNNNFSGELPPCVFTDFPDLWIFSISNNQLGGLVFGGMNNLSVGFALHLGNNRFEGALPRLLSGSLVIMSLYDNRLSGELDPSFWNLSRLGVLNLSGNRITGNIHPKICNLTSIEILDLSDNNFNGPIPRCSSTSLSSLNLSGNSLSGDISHGIFSTPNLMKLDMRYNKLTGNLSWLDHLDNITVLSLGWNEFEGQVTPNLCKLCPRIIDLSHNKLSGSLSPCIGTIFCDHKTVEVTGLFFLIKLIVESYILVKDTRGFTFGTKGNQYTYDGFYFSDLMSGIDLSGNMLSGEIPRELGNLSHIKSLNLSNNFFSGQIPVSFANMSEIESLDLSHNELTGSIPLQLTKLWTLEVFSVAYNNLSGCIPNSGQFGSFTTDSYQGNSNLHDMSQGDGCSSSHGSGAGGMPPEGNDVIADDPVLYAVSAASFVLAFWATVASMVCHPSGRHVILKSAKMVSWCCR from the exons ATGGGCTACCACATTCCATGGGGACGATTCTTCTTGTTCCTGCATGTCCTGTGCCTGCTCCTTTCCAATCTTCATCAAACGTCACATGGCTGCTCCGTGGAGGAGAGAACGGCGCTGATGGAGATCCGCTCTTTCCTGGTGCGAGCAAACGTCACGGCGCCGCGTTCttgggggcgcggcggcgactgcTGCTCATGGGAGCGCGTGAattgcagcggcagcggcaggacaCGGAGAGTGTCCCATCTCTACCTCTCGAAGCTCTATGATGGCTGGTCGTTTTGGAGCTTCAATACGACGGTCTTCTCTGCATTCTCTGAGCTTCAGTTCCTGGATTTGTCGAGCAATTATCCCTGCTCACTGATGTCTGATG GGTTAGTAGGGCTGAACCTGACGAAGCTCCAGTATCTTAACCTCAGTGGCAACTGGCTGGAAGAAAGTATCCTTGCACCTCTTGGGGAACTGGTTTCGCTACAAGTGTTAGATCTCCACTTTAATGGCATGCGCGGGGCTCTTCCTGTTGCAG TTTTCCAAAACCTTACGAACATGCGGGAACTGAATCTTAGCGACAATAAGTTCAACGGAAGCCTCCCCAAGACTTTGCTTGAACTTCCTCACCTTAAAATCCTAGACCTCTCAGAGAATTCGTTAGTAGGAGGTATTCCAATTAGTTCGTCTTCAGATGAAGAGCCGGCTTCGCTGGAAGTGTTAAATCTCAGCAACAACCATATGAGTGGAGCTCTTCCAACAGAACAAG CATTTCGATACCTCAGAAACATAAGGGAACTGCATTTGAGTTCAAATCAATTTAGTGGGAACCTTTCGGCATTCTTGTTTTCACTTCCACATATTGAACGGTTGGATCTCTCCGGAAACCTGTTTGAAGGACCTATCCCTATAAGTCCATCTTCAAATCTTTCTTTGTCTCTCAAGAGTCTTCGCTTTTCTGAGAATAATCTGAGCGGCAAATTATCATTATTTTGGCTGCGTAACCTCACTAAACTCGAAGAGATTGACCTGTCTGGGAACACTAAATTAGCTGTTCATGTGAATATACCTGGATGGGTACCTCCATTCCAACTGAAACAGCTAGCAATCTCAGGTTGTGATGTTGACAGAGACATGATTGAAGAACCACACTTTCTACGCACACAGCTTCATTTAGAGGAGCTTGATTTGTCCAACAATAACCTGTCAGGAAGCATGCCAAACTGGCTGTTTACAAAAGAAGCAACTCTGGTTAACCTAAACCTTGGCAATAACTCATTAACCGGATCACTACTTCCAACAGGGCACCCCCAAACTGCTCTGCAAGCTATGACCATATCTAACAACCGTATAACAGGGCAGTTACCCGTGGGCTTTGGCTCAATGTTTCCATCCTTGTCCACTCTGGATTTTTATAACAATAACTTCTATGGACAAATACCAATGTCATTATGCCACATCAATCGTATGCGACTTCTCGACCTGTCAAACAACAATTTTTCTGGTGAATTGCCGCCTTGTGTGTTCACTGATTTCCCTGACCTGTGGATCTTCAGTATCTCAAACAACCAGCTTGGAGGTTTGGTGTTTGGTGGGATGAATAATTTGTCTGTCGGTTTTGCATTGCACCTAGGCAACAACAGATTTGAAGGAGCACTGCCTCGTCTTTTATCAGGAAGCTTGGTAATCATGAGTTTGTATGATAACAGGCTGTCTGGTGAACTCGACCCTTCATTTTGGAATCTATCTAGATTAGGAGTCCTGAATCTTTCCGGGAACCGTATTACCGGCAACATTCATCCAAAGATTTGCAACTTGACAAGCATTGAGATTTTGGATCTTTCAGATAACAACTTTAACGGGCCAATTCCAAGATGCAGCAGTACATCTCTGAGTTCACTTAACCTGTCCGGGAATTCCTTGTCAGGAGATATCTCTCATGGTATTTTCAGCACACCAAATCTTATGAAACTGGATATGAGATACAATAAGTTGACTGGTAACCTCAGCTGGTTAGATCATCTTGATAACATTACTGTACTTTCCTTGGGTTGGAATGAGTTTGAAGGGCAGGTCACTCCCAACTTGTGTAAGCTCTGCCCTAGGATAATTGACTTGTCACATAACAAGCTGTCAGGTTCATTGTCACCATGTATTGGCACAATCTTTTGTGACCATAAAACAGTGGAAGTGACCGGTCTTTTCTTTCTTATCAAACTTATAGTGGAGAGTTACATACTGGTCAAAGACACAAGAGGCTTCACCTTTGGTACAAAAGGGAATCAATACACATATGATGGTTTCTACTTCTCTGATTTGATGTCTGGCATCGACCTATCTGGGAACATGCTGTCTGGGGAAATTCCACGGGAGCTCGGGAATCTGAGCCATATCAAGTCCCTCAATCTGTCCAACAATTTCTTCAGTGGCCAAATCCCTGTGAGCTTTGCAAACATGAGTGAGATCGAAAGCTTGGACCTGTCACACAACGAGTTGACTGGATCAATTCCATTGCAGCTAACCAAACTATGGACGTTGGAGGTGTTCTCCGTggcatacaacaacttgtcaggATGCATACCAAACTCTGGCCAGTTTGGCTCATTCACCACGGACAGCTACCAAGGCAATAGTAATCTCCACGACATGTCACAGGGAGACGGATGCTCGTCGTCTCATGGTTCAGGAGCAGGTGGTATGCCACCGGAAGGTAACGATGTGATAGCAGATGATCCGGTCCTCTACGCGGTCAGTGCTGCCTCGTTCGTCCTGGCATTTTGGGCCACCGTTGCGTCCATGGTTTGCCATCCATCTGGGCGGCATGTAATTCTCAAGTCAGCGAAGATGGTGTCATGGTGCTGCCGGTAA
- the LOC117853086 gene encoding uncharacterized protein has product MSVSCGLEWVVCLGCTRWAWKRLTYIGAYDSETWPAAAPAEFEPVPRLCRVVLANYDPDLSNPKFAPPGRGYADVDPKGIVKRATYDDVGNRCPPYLIYVDEAHKEIILAVRGLNLVRNADYKVLMDNKLGMQMFDGGYVHHGLLKAAQYILERETETLRDLLRRYGPEYKLIFTGHSLGSGIAALMTVLVVNNRKEFDNIPRSRIKCYALAPARCMSLNLAVKYADVVSSVVLQDDFLPRTPTPLEYIFGSIFCLPCLLFLICLRDTFKQDKRKFKDPRRLYAPGRMYHIVERKFCRCGRFPPEVRTAIPVEGRFEHVVLSCSTTSDHAIAWIERESQKALELMKESENAMAPPPQQKMERLQSFEEEHKSALQRAKTLDVPHAADLSEEEIQEDGSTAPPSDTHSETTMEPKSAGRSSWDELMEKLFTRDEDGKLVVKKDMAKEIVVE; this is encoded by the exons atgtCGGTGAGCTGCGGGCTGGAGTGGGTGGTGTGCCTGGGGTGCACGCGGTGGGCGTGGAAGCGGCTCACCTACATCGGCGCCTACGACAGCGAgacgtggccggcggcggcccccgcCGAGTTCGAGCCCGTCCCACGCCTCTGCCGCGTCGTGCTCGCCAACTACGACCCAGACCTCAGCAACCCCAAGTTCGCGCCGCCGGGACGCGGGTACGCCGACGTCGACCCCAAGGGCATCGTCAAGCGCGCCACCTACGACGACGTCGGCAACCGGTGCCCGCCATACCTCATCTACGTCGACGAGGCGCACAAGGAGATCATCCTCGCCGTGCGCGGCCTCAACCTCGTCCGCAACGCGGACTACAAG GTGCTCATGGACAACAAGCTCGGGATGCAGATGTTCGACGGCGGCTACGTGCACCACGGCCTGCTCAAGGCCGCCCAGTACATCCTGGAGCGGGAGACGGAGACGCTGCGGGACCTGCTGCGGCGCTACGGCCCCGAGTACAAGCTCATCTTCACCGGCCACTCACTTGGCTCCGGCATCGCTGCGCTCATGACCGTGCTCGTCGTCAACAACCGCAAGGAGTTCGACAATATACCCAGGAGCCGAATCAAGTGCTACGCGCTCGCGCCCGCCAGGTGTATGTCGCTCAACCTCGCCGTCAAGTACGCAGACGTCGTCAGCTCCGTCGTGCTCCAG GATGACTTTTTGCCAAGAACACCAACGCCGCTAGAGTACATTTTTGGGTCTATCTTCTG CTTGCCCTGCTTGCTATTCCTCATTTGCTTGAGAGATACATTTAAACAAGACAAGCGAAAATTTAAGGATCCAAGAAGATTGTATGCTCCTGGGCGAATGTATCATATCGTTGAGAGGAAATTTTGCAG ATGCGGAAGGTTCCCGCCTGAGGTCAGAACTGCTATTCCTGTGGAAGGACGATTTGAGCATGTTGTGCTATCATGCAGTACCACTTCTGATCATGCCATTGCTTGGATCGAGCGAGAATCACAAAAGGCTTTAGAG CTAATGAAGGAAAGTGAGAATGCAATGGCTCCACCTCCACAACAAAAGATGGAGAGGTTGCAAAGTTTTGAGGAGGAGCACAAGAGTGCCCTCCAGAGAGCGAAGACATTGGATGTTCCTCATGCTGCTGATCTGTCAGAAGAGGAAATTCAGGAGGATGGTAGCACTGCACCACCCTCTGATACTCATAGCGAGACGACTATGGAACCGAAATCTGCAGGAAGAAGCAGCTGGGACGAACTGATGGAGAAGCTTTTCACCAGGGATGAAGATGGGAAACTCGTCGTGAAGAAGGACATGGCGAAGGAGATTGTTGTTGAGTAA
- the LOC117853413 gene encoding uncharacterized protein: MQPAGNTTTTTTTTEIWQWQCAVCRADWKMLRQVTTRCPHGHGCRCCQGSIPPPSAGNPPLPHHHHHHHHHHRRHHHLPQQEGTSWALAADADEGSKSKNAGRNTTTLSPAPPAVAQVCWVPDPHLMVQQLREFEHLNDEVVALRVQLQEYAAEIERSISRRDDDAGTDWFLTLPTSVRDVLVMAKDTIESFIAMSTTAPAN; this comes from the exons ATGCAGCCCGCCGgaaacaccaccaccacgacgacgacgacggagatCTGGCAGTGGCAGTGCGCCGTGTGCCGAGCTGACTGGAAGATGCTGCGCCAGGTGACCACTCGCTGCCCGCACGGCCacggctgccgctgctgccagGGTAGTATTCCTCCGCCATCTGCAGGAAACCCTCCACTTCCtcatcaccatcaccaccaccaccaccaccatcgccgtcaccatcatcttcctcaacAGGAG GGCACCAGCTGGGCTTTGGCTGCTGACGCTGACGAGGGATCCAAATCCAAGAACGCCGGGCGCAACACCACTACTCTGAGCCCTGCCCCTCCCGCCGTGGCGCAGGTCTGCTGGGTTCCGGACCCGCACCTGATGGTGCAGCAGCTCAGGGAGTTCGAGCACCTCAACGACGAGGTGGTCGCGCTCAGGGTGCAGCTCCAGGAGTACGCGGCGGAGATCGAGAGGAGCATCAGCAGgagggacgacgacgccgggacGGACTGGTTCCTCACCCTCCCGACCAGCGTCAGGGACGTCCTCGTCATGGCCAAGGACACCATCGAGTCATTCATCGCCATGTCCACTACTGCTCCGGCGAATTAA
- the LOC117852621 gene encoding THO complex subunit 4D isoform X1 yields MATSLDVPLDDLIKSRNGRGRGRGRGQGGGRGRGDGQRLARGSWRGRGTGTFRGRGLGVPSRRPLGVNTRSSSFAIAKSFNKAKDFVWRHDLFEDSMVAAGLSGIESGTKLYISNLHYGVTREDIKELFSEMGHLKHCAVHYDNNRHPTGSAEVIFTRRSEALAALKRYNNVRLDGKAMKIEVIGADLGLSAAATPRISVVPGARGRGQREVVMMYGPGGNGFGRGTAGSSNSLPGWKRGGFAQRGGGQVRGGFTQRGGRQVRGRGRSSFGRGRGRGYVRKGNVEKSADQLDKELDNYHSGAMNVD; encoded by the exons ATGGCAACATCTTTGGACGTTCCACTCGATGATTTGATTAAGAGCAGAaatgggaggggaaggggaagaggcAGGGGACAAGGAGGGGGTCGAGGCAGAGGTGATGGtcaaagattggcccgtggatCATGGCGTGGGCGTGGTACTGGCACCTTCCGTGGAAGGGGACTTGGGGTGCCTTCACGAAGGCCACTTGGTGTTAATACTCGATCCTCATCGTTTGCTATTGCCAAG TCATTCAATAAAGCAAAGGATTTTGTGTGGAGGCATGATCTGTTTGAGGATAGCATGGTGGCAGCTGGGCTTTCTGGGATAGAATCTGGTACAAAGTTGTACATTTCAAACTTGCACTATGGGGTGACCAGGGAAGATATAAAG GAGCTTTTTTCAGAAATGGGTCATTTGAAGCACTGTGCTGTTCACTATGACAATAATAGACACCCAACT GGTTCTGCTGAGGTGATATTCACCAGGAGAAGCGAAGCTCTTGCGGCACTGAAACGATATAATAATGTGCGCCTTGATGGGAAGGCGATGAAGATTGAAGTGATAGGAGCAGATTTGGGTCTTTCTGCTGCTGCCACACCCCGGATTAGTGTTGTTCCTGGTGCAAGGGGAAGAGGACAGAGAGAAGTTGTAATGATGTATGG GCCTGGTGGGAATGGGTTTGGTCGAGGTACAGCTGGCTCATCTAATTCACTTCCCGG GTGGAAGCGTGGAGGTTTTGCTCAAAGAGGGGGAGGACAAGTGCGCGGGGGTTTTACTCAAAGAGGGGGAAGACAAGTTCGCGGGCGTGGGCGTAGTAGCTTTGGCAGGGGCCGTGGACGTGGCTATGTGCGCAAGGGAAATGTTGAGAAATCAGCCGACCAATTGGACAAGGAGCTTGACAACTACCATTCTGGTGCGATGAATGTTGACTAA
- the LOC140222560 gene encoding uncharacterized protein yields MRKYASGSAKRKKRQRVNELKESQRGSINKFFKSNTSTSRDPDELAIVVVDEATNVTPEDVTEDNVEINPEDEGPIEDNVDINMDQNITSDHDEDLVCTMDIYDPRNWDKLDNKARDILVEKGPIREENIVFPMDANSRHFSYDHYSRKLSNGESSSGKDGFRDWRHVSDRLKEHEISVEHMTNMKSWNELRTQLKKQETVDKELQQQISKEKERIRQVLLRIVAVVKFLGRRNLAFRGSNEQLYNNLNGNFLACVEMIAEFDLVMQDHLRRIQNKEIHYHYLSHKIQNELISLMASEIINSIIKIVKEAKYFSVILDCTPDISHQEQMSLLVRCVNMTDGKIKIEEYFLGFLKVEDTSGSGLFSVLVDSIKSFGLDIDDIRGQGYDNGSNMKGKHKGVQRRLLDINPRALYMPCSCHSLNLTICDMAKSCSKAVTFFGIVQRIYVLFSGSTKRWKILLDHVDGLSVKSLCNTRWESRIKSVTAIRYQAPQLRLALLKLSENSDTEAKDRSDAKNLYEVLGSFEFIFGMVIWHDILFSVNKVSKNVQSPSISIESTLQHIEGMINYFNTYRNEGFASSMIIAKEIASELGVEPSFPVKRRALKKKHFDEIDSNEAILQAEKAFEVEYFLVMVDMATSSLKSRFQELEAFREIFGFLMSSANLKSLDSSELKECCTILAATFSMDGISDIDLNDLISELSMLQLTLPNKPMSAMEIFEFVTEVDCYPNTSIAYRILFTMPVTMASAERTFSKLKLLKNHLRSTMSQERLNGLATLCIEKTLWDEIDTDAIINDFASRNVRRNF; encoded by the exons ATGAGAAAGTATGCTTCTGGAagtgcaaaaaggaaaaagagacaACGAGTAAATGAGTTGAAAGAATCACAAAGAGGGTCTATAAATAAATTTTTTAAGAGTAACACAAGCACTTCAAGAGATCCAGATGAATTGGCCATAGTTGTTGTGGATGAGGCAACTAATGTTACTCCAGAAGATGTTACAGAAGACAATGTTGAGATCAATCCAGAAGATGAGGGACCCATAGAAGACAATGTTGACATCAACATGGATCAGAACATCACGAGTGATCATGATGAGGACCTAGTTTGTACTATggatatttatgatccaaggAATTGGGATAAACTTGACAATAAAGCAAGGGACATATTAGTTGAGAAGGGGCCCATAAGAGAAGAGAATATTGTCTTTCCTATGGATGCTAATtcaagacatttttcatatgaTCATTACTCCAGAAAATTGAGCAATGGAGAG AGTTCATCGGGGAAAGATGGGTTCAGAGATTGGAGACATGTTAGTGATAGGCTGAAGGAACATGAAATTAGTGTTGAACATATGACCAATATGAAGTCATGGAATGAATTGAGAACTCAGCTGAAAAAACAAGAGACAGTTGACAAAGAGTTACAACAGCAAATCTCAAAAGAGAAAGAACGCATAAGGCAAGTATTATTAAGAATAGTTGCTgttgtgaaatttcttggtagGCGTAATTTGGCTTTTAGAGGATCCAATGAGCAACTTTACAATAATCTtaatggtaatttcttagcctgtgttgagatgattgcagaatttgaTTTGGTAATGCAAGACCATCTTAGACGTATTCAAAATAAAGAgattcattatcattatctcagccacaaaattcagaatgagttgattTCTCTTATGGCTTCTGAAATTATAAATTCTATCATCAAGATTGTTAAAGAGGCCAAATATTTCTCTGTTATCCTTGATTGTACCCCAGATATTAGTCACCAAGAGCAAATGAGTTTGTTGGTTCGATGTGTTAATATGACTGATGGTAAAATTAAAATAGAGGAGTACTTTCTTGGTTTCTTGAAGGTAGAAGACACATCTGGTTCAGGACTTTTTAGTGTATTggttgattccatcaagtctttTGGTCTTGATATTGATGACATTAGGGGACAAGGTTATGATAATGGAtctaatatgaaaggaaaacaCAAGGGGGTTCAAAGGCGGTTGCTTGATATAAATCCAAGAGCTTTGTATATGCCATGTTCTTGCCATAGTCTTAACCTCACTATTTGTGATATGGCTAAATCTTGTAGCAAAGCTGTCACTTTTTTTGGAATTGTGCAACGGATATATGTATTATTTTCTGGTTCTACCAAAAGATGGAAAATTTTGCTTGATCATGTTGATGGTTTATCTGTGAAATCTTTGTGCAAcactcgttgggagagtcggATCAAAAGTGTCACAGCAATTAGATATCAAGCACCACAGTTAAGATTAGCTCTTCTTAAATTAAGTGAAAATAGTGATACTGAAGCTAAGGAtagaagtgatgcaaaaaatttataTGAAGTGCTTGGCAGCTTTGAGTTTATATTTGGCATGGTTATTTGGCATGACATTTTATTTTCTGTGAATAAAGTGAGCAAGAATGTGCAATCACCATCCATCTCCATAGAGTCTACGTTACAGCATATCGAAGGCATGATAAATTACTTTAATACCTATAGAAATGAAGGGTTTGCTTCTAGTATGATCATTGCCAAAGAAATTGCATCTGAATTGGGTGTGGAGCCATCATTTCCAGTAAAGCGCCGTGCTCTCAAAAAGAAGCACTTCGATGAAATTGATTCTAATGAAGCTATCTTGCAAGCTGAGAAAGCCtttgaagttgaatattttttagTTATGGTTGATATGGCAACAAGTTCATTGAAAAGTAGATTTCAAGAACTCGAAGCATTCAGAGAAATATTTGGGTTTTTAATGAGTTCAGCAAACTTGAAGTCATTGGATAGTTCTGAACTAAAAGAGTGTTGCACAATATTGGCCGCAACTTTCTCTATGGATGGTATATCAGACATTGATTTAAATGATTTAATCTCTGAGTTAAGTATGTTGCAGCTTACTTTGCCAAATAAACCAATGTCggctatggagatttttgagtTTGTCACTGAagtggattgttatcctaataCTTCCATTGCTTATCGTATCTTATTTACTATGCCTGTAACTATGGCATCAGCTGAAAGAACCTTCTCAAAATTGAAATTGTTGAAGAACCATTTGAGATCTACAATGTCTCAagagaggttaaatggtttggcaacattatgcattgAGAAGACACTATGGGATGAGATTGATACTGATGCCATCATCAACGACTTCGCATCGAGAAATGTTAGAAGAAATTTTTAA